From one Flavobacterium sp. N502536 genomic stretch:
- a CDS encoding OprO/OprP family phosphate-selective porin translates to MKAQTAPAENEVKYPQFQFKGLFQARYLESTGKNVDVLGVHHSTGDVTQSSFDIKRMRVGLNTKLSEATEVVILVNLADFKSDPKSKVLENAYGKYTFSKYLALTGGQFRPAFGIEELVPVDIIKSFDFSNQYYEFGKNGWTSFQIGASASGAFDLGKIPVNYAVSVLNGNGKNQEKDNDNGKLYATRWVFGLSKEHKINLGLNGGIGKRSDQKVFALGIDVTSDFKLTDRFTFDLQIEYKQGTNHNLYFSLPADTRTPNVDDYQMRGIYFLPNLRYLVDYKKLTSLELSCRFESFDNNYKVNSNVRQTYTPMLSLEFGKAYTGRIELGFEIDHFDKNIPDTSFYNDNLFLIQLQLRL, encoded by the coding sequence ATGAAGGCGCAAACTGCTCCCGCTGAAAATGAGGTGAAGTATCCGCAATTTCAGTTCAAAGGACTTTTTCAAGCGCGCTATTTGGAAAGTACGGGTAAAAATGTGGATGTTTTGGGAGTTCATCATTCCACTGGCGATGTAACACAAAGTTCGTTTGATATTAAAAGAATGCGTGTCGGGTTGAATACCAAACTGAGCGAAGCCACAGAGGTCGTGATTTTGGTGAATTTAGCCGACTTTAAATCAGATCCGAAATCCAAAGTTCTTGAAAATGCTTACGGAAAATATACATTTAGCAAATACCTAGCGTTAACAGGAGGTCAGTTTCGTCCGGCATTTGGTATAGAAGAGCTGGTTCCTGTAGATATCATAAAATCATTTGATTTTTCCAATCAGTATTATGAGTTTGGTAAAAATGGCTGGACGAGTTTTCAAATTGGAGCTTCGGCAAGCGGGGCATTTGATCTCGGGAAAATTCCTGTAAATTATGCGGTATCGGTTTTAAATGGTAACGGAAAAAATCAGGAAAAGGACAATGATAACGGCAAATTGTATGCAACAAGATGGGTTTTCGGTTTGTCTAAAGAGCATAAAATTAACTTGGGTTTAAATGGTGGAATTGGAAAAAGATCAGATCAGAAAGTTTTTGCTTTGGGGATTGATGTTACCAGTGATTTTAAGCTTACCGACCGGTTTACTTTTGATTTGCAAATAGAATACAAACAAGGAACCAATCACAATTTGTATTTTTCATTACCCGCAGATACCCGAACTCCAAATGTGGATGATTATCAAATGAGAGGGATTTATTTTTTACCCAATTTGAGATACCTGGTTGATTACAAAAAACTGACTTCGCTGGAACTGTCCTGCCGTTTTGAGTCGTTTGATAATAATTACAAAGTCAATTCAAACGTTCGTCAGACCTATACGCCAATGTTAAGTCTTGAATTCGGGAAAGCATATACGGGACGAATAGAATTAGGATTTGAAATAGATCATTTCGATAAAAACATTCCCGACACCTCATTTTACAACGACAATCTATTCCTGATTCAGTTACAACTCCGTTTATAA
- a CDS encoding GNAT family N-acetyltransferase, producing MTNMEPIETMEIKDNTFARQFETIVPEGLLSVEYSFQEKKIFLTKINTPEGFDNQATIDALLKNIMEIVIEKKFRIMPIHPKIVLFIKKNPEYKELLPPGIRI from the coding sequence ATGACTAATATGGAACCTATTGAAACTATGGAAATCAAAGACAACACTTTTGCTAGACAATTTGAAACCATAGTCCCTGAAGGATTACTTTCTGTGGAGTATTCATTTCAGGAAAAGAAAATTTTCTTAACCAAAATCAACACCCCTGAAGGTTTTGACAATCAGGCTACAATTGATGCTTTACTTAAAAACATCATGGAAATTGTTATAGAAAAGAAATTTAGGATTATGCCTATCCATCCAAAAATTGTATTGTTTATTAAAAAAAATCCGGAATACAAAGAATTACTTCCTCCGGGAATCCGAATTTAA
- a CDS encoding anion permease gives MKEVQIPQTLITLAAGLAIWFIPAPDGVVNEAWHLFAIFVATILGIILKAAPMGTMCMIAIALTAFTQVLAPGDAGKSITLALKGFGDKVIWLIGISFFIARGFIKTGLGNRIAFLFIRIFGKSSLGLAYGLGLADLVLAPAVPSNTARGGGIIYPIMKSMSMSFGSMPDQPETHRKLGSYLTLSSYNANLIASSMFLTGTASNPMCQKFALNLGIKISWISWATAAIVPGLVAFFVIPFVLYKIYPPELKKTGDAPQIAAQKLKDMGAITRNEWMMLLTFFILLFLWMTGDLFSIDATTTAFIGLVILLLTSVLTWDDVKAEKGAWDTIVWFSVLVMMASSLNELGFIGWFSNLVKAEIGGLSWQMAFPIIVLVYFFSHYLFASATAHVAAMYAALLGVGISLGIPGLLLAFMLGFVGSLYGTLTHYGHGPAPVFFGSGYVDLKSWWVKGLITGLVMLFIYMVIGGLWLRLIGYF, from the coding sequence ATGAAAGAAGTACAAATACCTCAAACCCTGATAACACTTGCAGCCGGACTTGCAATTTGGTTTATTCCTGCGCCGGATGGTGTGGTTAATGAAGCCTGGCATTTGTTTGCGATTTTTGTGGCAACCATTCTTGGAATCATTTTAAAAGCAGCTCCTATGGGGACTATGTGTATGATTGCGATTGCGTTAACCGCTTTTACACAAGTTCTGGCTCCCGGAGATGCAGGAAAATCGATTACGCTCGCACTCAAAGGGTTTGGTGATAAGGTAATTTGGCTTATTGGGATTTCGTTTTTTATCGCAAGAGGATTTATAAAAACAGGTTTGGGAAACAGAATTGCTTTTTTGTTCATCAGGATATTCGGAAAAAGTTCGCTGGGACTGGCTTACGGGCTGGGTCTTGCCGATTTGGTTCTGGCTCCGGCCGTGCCGAGTAATACAGCAAGAGGAGGCGGAATTATTTATCCCATCATGAAATCCATGTCAATGAGTTTTGGTTCAATGCCGGATCAGCCTGAAACGCACCGAAAATTAGGATCCTATCTAACCCTGAGCAGTTACAATGCCAATTTGATTGCTTCGTCAATGTTCTTAACGGGAACCGCAAGTAACCCGATGTGCCAGAAATTTGCACTGAATCTGGGAATTAAAATTAGCTGGATTTCATGGGCAACGGCAGCGATAGTTCCAGGTCTGGTGGCTTTTTTTGTAATTCCGTTTGTATTGTACAAAATTTATCCTCCTGAATTGAAAAAAACCGGAGATGCTCCACAAATTGCAGCTCAGAAACTAAAAGATATGGGGGCAATTACCCGCAACGAATGGATGATGCTGTTGACTTTTTTTATTCTTTTATTTCTTTGGATGACAGGCGACCTGTTTTCTATTGATGCAACTACGACTGCCTTTATCGGGCTGGTAATTTTACTACTGACTTCGGTATTAACCTGGGATGATGTAAAAGCCGAAAAAGGAGCCTGGGATACCATAGTGTGGTTCTCGGTTTTGGTGATGATGGCAAGTTCGCTCAATGAGCTTGGATTTATTGGCTGGTTTAGTAATTTGGTAAAAGCCGAAATTGGCGGTTTAAGCTGGCAAATGGCTTTTCCTATTATAGTATTGGTGTACTTTTTTAGCCATTATCTTTTTGCAAGTGCAACAGCCCACGTAGCGGCAATGTATGCGGCATTATTGGGTGTCGGAATTTCACTTGGGATTCCCGGCCTGCTGTTGGCTTTTATGTTGGGGTTTGTAGGTTCTCTTTACGGAACTTTAACGCACTACGGACACGGACCGGCACCAGTTTTCTTCGGAAGCGGTTATGTCGATTTGAAAAGCTGGTGGGTCAAAGGCCTGATAACCGGTTTGGTTATGCTTTTTATTTATATGGTAATAGGAGGGTTGTGGCTCCGATTAATTGGCTACTTTTAA